ATGTACATTCTGTACATACAACTCATTGTGTTATCACTTTTCCTCATATATTGGCTGGTGGTTTTTATTTACTCAAGTGCAGTTATTTAAGATAATGGATTTGTTTTGCTAAGTAGAGATGCAATGTGACCTTACAATAGCAGCTACTctttatgtttttatttcatattttgcaGTTTAATTAGAAAATAACTACTGTATTATTGTCCTCCTGCACAATCACATTAGTGTTGGTGCACTGAATCACACTAATAAGTGTTAAATATTTTGTCCCTTTCATTGACATCAACAAGGATAACTTACTTCTTAGTTTTCTTGTCATTGGAGCTTTGTTGTCCCGGTCTGTAGACGGGTAGAAAAAAAATTAGCATAGCAGCTCGCAATAAAGTGACATTGACTGTGATAATTAAGACAGCTCTTTGTGACAAATGATAGGATTTGACGTACCCTGTGATGCTCCTGGGTTGGCTTTCAATTTCCTTCAGCTTCTTTTTCATTTCTACCGTCCTTGATGGTCTGTGAACATATTTCCGCTTCCCAGTGCACTCGTATGTCCAGTGACCCTTCTCCAAACACTTTTGACAACGAACATGATCCTTGTTTGCCTCCCTAAAAGCAATTATAAGAAAAGAACATCAATTGAAAAATCACTTATATGGACCCTACTGCAtttaagtggcagctggttgcatcaactCTGCGCTTTTTAttgtatgtcctttgtgttctttattGTTTTTACCTTATATTTGTGGACTTTTTGCATCTGCACCTTAAGCACATTAttcccccattgtgggataaataaagtctatcttGTCCAATTAAAGTCTATCTTGTCCCATCTCAAATTGTTGtccattttttttaagttattttgggTGAAACAAAGATTAATATCAAATTTGCCAATAATTACAATATATACACCTGCTCTAGGGGAAGCTATAGCCTCGTCAGAAATCTGTTTAGCCCCAGTATTGTAtgtccctattatgcaaaaccaacttttaacCTTTTGGCAGGGttgtatggggacggcgtggcgaagttggtagagtggctgtgccagcaatcggaaggttgctggttactggggttcaatccccaccttctaccatcctagtcacgtccgttgtgtccttgggcaagacacttcacccttgctcctgatggctgctggttagcgccttgcatggcagctcccgccatcagtgtgtgaatgtgtgaatgtgtgtgcgtgaatgggtgaatgtggaaatactgtcaaagcgctttgagtaccttgaaggtagaaaagcgctatacaagtataacccatttatcattattgtaTGCTGAGCTTTTTCACTTCTAGCACCAGTGCtactaaatggaaaaaacatttgtAGCACAGAACATTTTTGATATGGCTCCACTATGCCTTGATTTAAATTTTGCATgactgatggggatcccaaatacacaaaaacaggtaccaacaagtaagaaaagtaggttttgtataATATGATCCTATTTTAAGAGGTGTTGTGAGATAGCAAAAAAGaaaaagctttgaaaataatataagaaaagtcaaatataatctccaGTCTGATCATATTTGGATGGATTTGTTTTAGGAGCAAAATGTAATGAAAGGGTGGAAATCCCTATTTGCACATGTGTgacagtttttttccccctcacgtCACACAGTCTACTTTTAGTCGCATTTACGAGTAAATTTGTCGCACCGTACAGCCccgtattggtacctgctgttgtgtatctaGGATCTGCATAGGTCCCTAAATTTTAAAATCAAACCGTGGCGGCATGGCGGAggcatttataaaacaatcttgccttccttcagacTTTCTACACAAGGAggtgtttggaatttgccccatttgtgAGGTCCCactggtgacgtcagcggattatccctACATGGTAGAAATGGAGCCCACAAAACAAGGCAGTTTTGTGGCAAGCGCAGCCAATTGCCTCCGCAAGTTCATCTTTACTAGGCCTATCACAGGGCTGAATCCATCTTTGCTAAACATAGTCATGCTGAGTCAATCTTTCTGTGGCCAACAAATCACACAACTCAGTCCATCTTTCAAAATGCTATCAAAAGCCAAGCTCCCTCTTTTGGCTGCCCAATCACAGCACGAATATGCCCTGCGCAGATCCCATCTTTCCTAAACCTACACCGGGCTGAGTCCATCTTTCTGTGGCCAATCACGCAACCAGGTCCACCTTTCCAAACCCCTATCAAAATGTCCAGCTTTTGGATGCCTAATCACAGCCTGAATGCAAACTATTTTGTCCCGCCCCCCAAAACGGTCATTTGTAAGGGTAAACACTTGtatttataaaaatacatttcgcctggttagagtgcccgccctgagatcggtaggtcgtgagttcaaaccccggccgagtcataccaaagactataaaaatgggacccatcacctccctgcttggcactcagcatcatgggttggaattgggggttaaatcaccaaaatgattcccgagcgcggccaccgctgctgcccactgctcccctcacctcccaggggatgatcaagggtgatgggtgaaatgcagaggaatAATTTCGCCagacctggtgtgtgtgtgacagtcattggcactttaactttatgatctcctgctggccccactatggactacactctcacactattaccggtaactagatccactcgacatccattgcaccggtcgcccaggtgggggggtgcccacatctgcggtcccctccaaggtttctcattgtttcccgttgagttgagttttttcttgccctgaagtGGGATCTGagacgaggatgtcgttgtggcttgtgcagccccttgagacacttgtgattatgggctatataaataaactttgattgattgacttatttGCCAGTTACATATTTGTCAGTATTGCTCCATAGCTATCCAATAAACATACTATTGTTATTTTGCCTACATTTTGACTAATGTGGGcaatatttttatgtagtatttaatgttgtccaAGCACCCCAAAATAAAAACTGTGTGGCATACTCGGTCGTTTGCCCACACTGGTGTCTGGCCTGCAGATGCAGGTAACAGGCCTGCACCATGGCAACAAAAGTGGTACCATTTGCATCAAAATGTATATTGAAAGCCTATTACATGATTTTTATCTATTTTCACTAAAAATCATAAATTAACTGGCTACAAGTATAGCCTAGCACAGTATATTTAGGTGTGTTGTGCGTATATTCATGTGAGAAAATAGTAAATAGAAAGGTGAGATTTGGGGCAATGGCTAAAATAATGAGGAAGTAGGCATAACAATCTACTTTTAAATTCACTTACAGTACTTCTAGCCTGTTGTAGTCCATTTTGCCCACTTACCTGGctctgtgtgtatatacagtgtaaaTAGTGTGTAATGTAacttccacccattttctaccgattgtccctttcggggtcgcaggagtTTATCCCAGCTTCACTTGTTCTtgctaaatgttttttatttttgtacgaaCTGGGTGTTGTAAATAAATGTATAGTTTGTGTTATATGTTGTATGTGTAATTAAAACATGCAACATCACTAGTTTTCTTTTCTCTCTGCAGTACATGGTTTGAGGGCTGATATACGTTTACATACAACTCCATGCAAGGTAAAATAAATCACAATTagataaatacatgttttacACTCAATCGATGTATATCTATTTAACACTATAATACCAGTTGATATTAATTGGCATTAAACAAATTGATTAAACAAGCTACACTCTATGATACAAATGTAACACAACACAGTTGTTGCAGGAAaggaaaacaacaaaaagaaaaataagtTATCTATGACTCAGCTGTGTATGGAATTCGAACCCTGTTCTCATTGTGCATCTACCTCACACCATCTCTTCACCATCTTATACGGACGCTTGCTTCTCAGCTTTGGTCTTGTGATCCGAATCATTAGCGTGTGTACACTACAGCCTATGTTGGCAAtgtaattatacattttatttttaagttacgaCCCAAATCATTAAACACAAGCGGTTTGCACTTTGTAgcctataccaaagactataaaaatgggacccattacctccctgcttggcactcagcatcaagggttggaattgggggttgatttacgagcgcggccaccgctgctgctcactgctcctctcacctcccagggggtgcaacaaggggatgggtcaaatgcagagaataatttcaccacacctagtgtatgtgtgactatcgtttggaatttttacttttttttaactttaaacggACGCTTGCTTCCCAGCTATGGTCTTGTAATCCCTATCATTAGCATGTGTACACtacaaagtaaagtaaagtaccaatgattgtcacacacacactaggtgtggtgaaatgtgtcctctgcatttgacccatccccttgatcaccccctgggaggtgaggggaacagtgggcagcagcagtgccgcgcccgggattcCTTTTTGGTggtttaaaccccaattccaacccttgatgctgagtgccaagcagggaggtaatgggtcccatttttatagtctttggtatgactctgccggggtttgaactcacaacctaccgatctcagggcggacactctaacagcCTATGTTGGCAATGTaattgtacattttatttttaagttctgtgtggagtttgcatgttctccccatgactgcgtgggttccctctgggtactccagtttcattccacctccaaagacatgcacctggggataggttgattggcaacactaaattggccctagtgtgtgaatgtgagtgtgaatgtcgtctgtctatctgtgttggccctgtgatgagggggcgacttgtccggggtgtaccccgctttccgcccgaatgcagcagagataggctcctgcaccccccgcgaccctgaaatggACAAGCGGATGGATGGATCCAAAtcattagaccagtgtttttcaaccttttttgaggcaaggcacgttttttttcattaaaattttcggaggcacaccaccagcagaaaactttaaaaattaaactccaccagaaggttgtgccttattttgagtatgttggtgttttcctgtgtagtgctttagtttttgtcttgcgctgttattttggtggcccttcctgttttgttggtgttttcctgtagcagttacatgtcttcctttgagcgctattccccgcacctgctttgtgttagcaagcaaggctaatTACagtaagttgttgctatccttctttgtgtggacattgttgattgtcatgtcatgtacggatgtactttgtggacgccgtaagtttttgctgtcgtccagcattctgtttctgtttacttggtagccagttcagttttacttgtgTTTTGCATAGCTGttcctatgcttcattgcctttacCTTATGTTCATTTCTGGTTTAAGCATTGTATACGTTTttacctgcatattgtgatcacaacaaaccatcctcgtctcacccgacacattccgacttttacaaagcaattaactacctgctgccacctactagcaaggagtattacgtggttaccctgacgagctctacacagcaacggcacattataattattgatttggaaaaaatatttttgggaccaattaggggaagttgcataatttcccacggcacaccagacaatatttcacggcacactagtgtgccgcgcatacttgccaaccttgagacctccgaattcgggagatggggggtatatattttcaagtatttatttctatatttatatttatatatatatataaaatccattcatgaatgagtatatccattcgggcaccgtgttcaatggagaagtctgctctacaaaatttgcaggcagcataccccttcccctttgagctgtcctggatgaactgaaattattttttccaatgatTTTGGAACTTCTAGCTATTGGaacgtacttcttcttactcatcatcgccatgtctcttcttcgttcttctgcttcgtctctgttatgtttttggacattactacttgccgtagttttgaagcaatgcatgatgggaatccggatgttgtgtatcagtgtattaacgtgccggctggaataaacacacgctgagaaatagctccgtgccggcctactttatgggttacagataaacctatggataacggagacatatataatagtctccttttcaggtgagagaggacgctaaaggcagggcctttaaggcacgcccccgatattgttgtccgggtggaaatcgggagaaattcgggagaatggttgccccgggagattttcgggaggggcactgaaattctggagtctcccaagagaatcgggagggttggcaagcttggtgccgcggcacagtggttgaaaaacactgcattagacaCCAGCGGTTTGCACTTTGTAGTCTATAGGCCTAACGTTAATACTTTACATTTATTAAGATGTGTTGTGACCTGAAACAATATTGCCAATGCATTGTTGTCTGCTTCCATTAATTATGCACATGGAATAAATACACTTGTCGCATTTTGGATGTATTGCTTTGTTATTAGTGGCTGTACCGGTCACCTTTGCAGGTGAAACATTGTGGCCATCGTCCCCTTAGCCCCGGGAGAGGAAAACATCCTGGATCCGTCTCTGTTTATAATAGGATATAttattgagtgtgaatgttgtctgtctgtgttggccctgaaatgaggtggcaacttttccagggtgtacaccgccttccgcccgaatacagctgagataggctccagcacccccccccccccccccaaaaagggacaagcggtagaaaatggatggatggatattatttgCCTTGAATATTGACGGTTTGGAACATTTACTTTGTTTGAATACATGTCGTTATCGAGCTCCAAAAAAAACCCCTTcagcacaacaataacaacacaatCTGTATTTTGGGGTGTATACTATTACTTACAAGCAAACATACGaggaaatgtgttgtttttttgtttaaattagcAATTTATATATCGGAGTAAACAGCGGTGTAGCGTTTACGCTCTCACGGTAGCAATCGTAAATAACTCGCCGAAAACACATTAAACGCATACAAATGTCGACAAAAAACGTCAAACTGAGTTAAACCAAAACCGGCGTTTTAGACTTTTGTATAATACTCACGCTTGCCGCCTGGCTATTATTCTGTGCATGGGAGTCGCCATGTTGGAGTCGACTTTTTCTTCTTCGTGGGGAAAAGGAAGACTCGGCAATTTATTTTGAACCGCTCAGTGCCTTTGGCGCCCCCTCTGACCAAAATATCTCTTTAGCAGAGCCTGTTTTtattatggaagtagaattgtctcacatcaacttatatatagacttagacttagacaaactttaatgatccacaagggaaattgttcaacacagtagctcagttacaatgatggaaaggacaatgcaggtataaatagactaatatagctataaaaaaatctaacatatatacgaatatatacataatatgtgtacagagtaatttatatacagatacatTATagtatgtctataacatatatacaatataaaccaatgaccatgtacaatattacagtatatacagtctatatgacagcagcagcataaaatggagagtaggtccagcaggaaatagaaaatagacattataaacaaagagaagtagctaacatgtcaggtgtcaggtaataggcagatgtcatctattgctgtatggcgagtgattatacagctggatggagtgtggaatgaaggagttcttgaatcgcacagtgcgtgaaggaagttgaaggagcctgttggagtatgaattacgctgtcccttaattgtca
This Entelurus aequoreus isolate RoL-2023_Sb linkage group LG05, RoL_Eaeq_v1.1, whole genome shotgun sequence DNA region includes the following protein-coding sequences:
- the zcchc10 gene encoding zinc finger CCHC domain-containing protein 10, which produces MATPMHRIIARRQAEANKDHVRCQKCLEKGHWTYECTGKRKYVHRPSRTVEMKKKLKEIESQPRSITGPGQQSSNDKKTKKAKDAGESSSDSDSSSNDSSDSSDSSSSSSDDVSSDSDDDSSSSSSSSSSSSSSPDSSDSGSDSDQGPPKKKKKKK